A genome region from Setaria italica strain Yugu1 chromosome III, Setaria_italica_v2.0, whole genome shotgun sequence includes the following:
- the LOC101765115 gene encoding serine/threonine-protein kinase SAPK4 codes for MDKYEPVRDIGSGNFGVARLMRNRETRGLVAVKLIERGHRIDENVYREIVNHRSLRHPNIIQFIEVILTPTHLAIVMEYAAGGELFDRIVDRGRFSEDEARYFFQQLICGVSYCHHMQICHRDLKLENVLLDGSPAPRLKICDFGYSKSSVLHSRPKSAVGTPAYIAPEVLSRREYDGKLADVWSCGVTLFVMIVGAYPFEDQDDPKNIRKTIQRIAAIQYKIPDNIHISDECRELISRIFVSNPLRRITMREIKSHPWFLKNLPRELTEAVQLSYFRRDNTVPAFSDQTTEEIMKIVKEARTMPKSSRSGYGYNDEFSDEEEKEEENEPKVEEEEEDECDKRVREVRESGELDMASLHI; via the exons ATGGACAAGTACGAGCCGGTGCGCGACATCGGGTCGGGCAACTTTGGGGTGGCGCGGCTGATGCGCAACCGGGAGACCCGAGGGCTCGTAGCCGTCAAGCTCATCGAGCGCGGGCACCGG ATCGACGAGAATGTGTACCGCGAGATCGTCAACCACCGTTCGCTGCGGCACCCGAACATCATCCAGTTCATAGAG GTGATCCTAACTCCAACACATCTTGCAATTGTGATGGAGTATGCAGCTGGTGGGGAACTCTTTGATCGAATCGTCGATCGTGGGCGGTTTAGCGAGGATGAG GCCAGATATTTCTTCCAGCAGTTGATCTGTGGAGTGAGCTATTGCCATCACATG CAAATATGCCATAGAGATTTGAAGCTGGAGAATGTTCTCTTGGATGGCAGCCCAGCTCCACGGCTCAAGATTTGTGATTTTGGGTACTCCAAG TCATCAGTACTACATTCAAGGCCAAAATCAGCAGTGGGGACCCCAGCATATATTGCACCAGAGGTGCTTTCTCGGAGGGAGTATGATGGGAAG CTTGCAGATGTATGGTCGTGTGGAGTCACTCTTTTTGTCATGATCGTGGGAGCCTACCCATTTGAAGACCAGGATGATCCTAAAAATATTAGAAAGACCATTCAG CGAATAGCAGCAATTCAGTATAAGATCCCAGACAATATTCACATATCTGATGAGTGCAGAGAGCTCATTTCCCGTATATTTGTTAGCAATCCATTGAGG AGAATCACCATGAGGGAAATAAAAAGCCATCCAtggttcctgaagaacttgccGAGGGAGCTCACAGAAGCAGTGCAGTTATCCTACTTCAGGAGGGACAACACTGTCCCTGCTTTCTCAGACCAAACAACAGAAGAAATCATGAAGATTGTCAAGGAGGCAAGAACCATGCCAAAATCATCTCGATCAGGCTACGGCTACAATGACGAGTTCTCAGAtgaggaggaaaaggaagaggagaaTGAACCcaaagtggaggaggaggaggaagatgagtgTGATAAGAGGGTCAGGGAGGTTCGTGAGAGTGGGGAGCTGGATATGGCCTCACTGCACATCTAA
- the LOC101765515 gene encoding subtilisin-like protease SBT3.11, giving the protein MKKTSSPLLQHRSPLLILLFLTAVTAAAMAAEPEQNAAAQEAAVHIVYVDRPEGADPEEFHLRILNPVLGSEQKAKDAVLYHYRHAASGFSAKLTPQQVEELKKQPGVLQVVPSQTYQLHGPGSGTHQGTTRTLGLM; this is encoded by the exons atgaagaagacaagttCCCCGCTCCTCCAACATCGTAGCCCTCTCCtgatcctcctcttcctcacagCAGTGACAGCAGCAGCCATGGCGGCCGAGCCGGAGCAGAacgcggcggcgcaggaggcgGCCGTGCACATCGTGTACGTGGACCGCCCCGAGGGCGCCGACCCGGAGGAGTTCCACCTCCGCATCCTCAACCCCGTCCTTGGCAG CGAGCAGAAGGCCAAGGACGCGGTGCTCTACCACTACAGGCACGCCGCCAGCGGGTTCTCAGCGAAGCTAACTCCCCAGCAGGTCGAGGAGCTCAAGA AGCAACCAGGCGTTCTTCAGGTTGTGCCAAGCCAGACATACCAGCTCCATGGACCTGGGTCCGGCACTCACCAGGGCACGACGCGGACCTTGGGCCTTATGTGA
- the LOC101765925 gene encoding embryogenesis-associated protein EMB8 gives MEAAASSDGESAGELLLRAAALVPWTHYALAALALATALLYRFLELHFIGDLLRGLRGGRVALTFHPESQVYHRVASKCRSLHGRYLATPWLASPHLQTLFLSISGRPPSFTYRRQLYTVHDGGTIALDWLLASDLEAADVDSCDESISKDDSTPLLLVIPGLTSDSSAAYVKHLVFSMASKGWNVVVSNHRGLGGISITSDCFYNAGWTEDMREVVNYLHQKYPEAPLFTVGTSIGANIVVKYLGEEGESTPVAGAASICSPWDLLVTNRFISRKLVQRCYDRALAIGLKGYAKLHQPVLARLANWEAITSSSSIREFDRHATCVVAKYETVDTFYRKCSSANYIGNVSVPLLCISALDDPLCTREAIPWDECRANKNIVLATTPNGGHLAFFEGLTAGRLWWVRPVTEFLCALHDSCYMHRQKAQEHGLHSSLESLIDKSPYVNFMEDGMVAAVTNDGPDNDDSLHNQIVDEIKLSDDMVAIEQNEQTGEIQNESDSGVGDKNNSEGNVTSFQGHEGNHEQREEPNANNIRDAIAPVRRSINQITRSQGKSVWLLAYIAVVTSWPLLGTLGFFLFRKRFSNSLLAKKMKKL, from the exons ATGGAGGCCGCGGCCTCCAGCGACGGGGAGTCGGCGGGTGAGCTGCTTctccgcgcggcggcgctggtgccgTGGACGCACTACGCGCTCGCggccctcgccctcgccaccGCGCTCCTGTACAGGTTCCTGGAGCTTCACTTCATCGGGGACCTCCTAcgcggcctccgcggcggccgcgtcgcGCTCACTTTTCACCCCGAGTCTCAAGTGTACCACCGGGTCGCCTCCAAGTGCCGCTCGCTCCACGGCAG GTACCTCGCGACGCCGTGGCTGGCGAGTCCTCATCTGCAGACGTTGTTCCTGAGCATCTCTGGCAGACCGCCTTCGTTCACCTATCGGAG GCAGCTGTACACTGTTCATGATGGTGGAACCATTGCCTTGGATTGGTTACTAGCCTCTGATCTTGAAG CTGCAGATGTTGATTCTTGTGACGAATCCATTTCTAAGGATGATTCAACACCCCTTCTTCTTGTGATACCTGGATTAACTAGTGATTCTAGTGCTGCT TATGTCAAGCATTTAGTCTTTTCTATGGCAAGCAAAGGATGGAATGTTGTTGTCAGCAATCATAGGGGTCTGGGTGGCATCTCCATAACA TCTGATTGCTTCTACAATGCTGGATGGACGGAAGATATGCGTGAAGTTGTTAATTATCTTCACCAAAAGTATCCAGAGGCTCCACTATTCACTGTTGGGACAAGCATAGGTGCCAATATTGTG GTCAAGTACCTCGGAGAAGAAGGTGAAAGCACCCCTGTAGCTGGTGCTGCATCTATTTGCTCACCCTGGGATCTGCTG GTGACCAACAGATTTATTTCACGCAAGCTTGTGCAGCGGTGTTATGACAGAGCTCTTGCAATTGGTCTCAAGGGATATGCAAAACT ACACCAACCAGTCTTGGCAAGACTTGCAAACTGGGAAGCTATTACCTCG TCAAGCTCTATCCGGGAATTTGACCGGCATGCCACTTGTGTCGTTGCAAAATACGAG ACAGTGGACACATTCTACCGCAAATGCAGCAGTGCGAACTATATTGGCAATGTGTCAGTTCCCTTGCTTTGTATCAGTGCTTTAGATGACCCCCTCTGCACAAGGGAGGCCATTCCCTGGGATGAATGCAG GGCAAACAAAAACATTGTATTGGCAACTACTCCTAATGGTGGACATCTTGCTTTCTTTGAAGGCCTAACTGCTGGAAGACTATG GTGGGTAAGGCCTGTTACTGAGTTCCTCTGTGCTCTACATGATAGCTGCTATATGCATCGGCAGAAG GCACAGGAGCATGGTTTGCACTCTTCACTGGAATCCTTAATCGACAAGAGCCCGTATGTTAATTTCATGGAAGACGGAATGGTAGCTGCAGTAACTAATGATGGTCCTGACAACGATGACTCCTTGCATAACCAGATTGTTGATGAAATCAAACTCAGTGATGATATGGTTGCCATAGAACAGAATGAACAGACCGGAGAAATACAGAATGAGAGTGACAGTGGGGTAGGTGACAAGAACAACTCAGAAGGGAATGTGACATCTTTCCAAGGCCATGAAGGAAATCATGAACAGCGAGAAGAGCCCAATGCAAATAATATCCGTGACGCCATTGCCCCTGTTAGGAGATCCATAAACCAGATCACCAGGTCCCAGGGGAAGTCAGTCTGGTTACTCGCTTACATTGCTGTTGTAACGTCTTGGCCGTTGCTTGGGACCCTaggttttttcctttttaggaaAAGATTTAGTAATTCTCTGTTAGCtaagaagatgaagaaattgTAA
- the LOC101766883 gene encoding protein FD — translation MPRSPQLSLSGCSSLFSLSSTSTSRDNDSAAAAAPPPSSLHPLPPRGPLLSLSVGGGGDEEQEEEEEYLLGGLDLQLTGAGGSNSSGCCDGDDERKNIRMMKNRESALRSRARKRAYVQELEKEVRRLVNENLKLKRQCKQLKVEMAALIQTSSSKGNSHIRRTSSSTQL, via the exons ATGCCGAGGAGTCCGCAGCTGAGCCTGAGCGGCTGCAGCTCGCTCTTCTCCCTGTCCAGCACCAGCACGAGCCGCGACAACGacagcgcggccgcggcggcaccgccgccgtcgtctctCCACCCGCTGCCCCCGCGCGGCCCTCTTCTGTCGCtcagcgtcggcggcggcggcgatgaggagcaggaggaggaggaggagtacctGCTGGGCGGCCTGGATCTGCAGCTCAccggggccggcggcagcaacagcagcggttgctgcgacggcgacgacgagcgcaAGAACATCCGGATGATGAAGAACAGGGAGTCTGCGCTCCGCTCCAGGGCGAGGAAGAGG GCGTACGTGCAGGAGCTGGAGAAGGAGGTTCGTCGCCTGGTGAATGAGaacctcaagctcaagaggcAGTGCAAACAA CTGAAAGTGGAGATGGCTGCACTGATCCAGACAAGCAGCAGCAAGGGCAACTCCCACATCAGAAGAACCTCCTCATCCACTCAGCTCTAG
- the LOC101767294 gene encoding transmembrane protein 18: MEEVQAAMTAHLDQVSGLVQALSSELRRGMGPAADNLRAFVRAVDWTEPWLVCLMAFHVILLLTAVGFRRNANFQLLLLFLAYSGVYMAEKMNRYLGEHWKSFASQNYFDRSGVFISVIWSGPLIFISIVSVVSSLIALCRLMVKWKRAELRHRARLARDKQD, from the exons ATGGAGGAGGTTCAGGCCGCCATGACGGCGCACCTAGACCAGGTGTCTGGTCTCGTGCAGGCGCTCTCCtccgagctccgccgcggcatGGGGCCCGCCGCCGACAACCTGCGCGCCTTCGTCCGCGCCGTCGACTGGACG GAGCCATGGCTGGTGTGCTTGATGGCATTCCATGTGATTCTGCTGCTCACCGCCGTCGGGTTCAGGAGGAACGCTAACTTTCAGCTGTTGTTGCTGTTTCTTGCTT ATTCAGGAGTGTATATGGCAGAAAAGATGAACAGATACCTGGGAGAGCACTGGAAGAGCTTTGCCAGTCAGAATTACTTCGACCGTTCTGGAGTTTTCATCTCTGTCATCTGGTCTGGGCCTCTTATCTTCATATCTATTGTCAGCGTG GTTAGCAGTCTCATTGCACTATGTCGGTTGATGGTGAAATGGAAGAGAGCGGAGCTTAGGCACCGAGCTCGACTTGCTCGCGACAAGCAGGACTGA